One window from the genome of Streptomyces sp. NBC_00708 encodes:
- a CDS encoding response regulator transcription factor, producing the protein MTIRVVVADDQELVRSGFAMILDAQPDIEVVAEAGDGERAVDAVRRLEPDVALLDIRMPVLDGIGACREISARTACRTVMLTTFDSDAYVYEALHAGASGFLLKDVRRDDLVHAVRVVAAGDSLLAPSVARLLIAEYTSRPARTAAVADERRLGVLTARERETLLHLARGLSNAEIAAAMVVSDHTVKTHVGNVLSKLGLRDRIQAVICAYETGLVAPSPEGEAPFHSPGRGR; encoded by the coding sequence TTGACGATCCGTGTCGTGGTGGCGGACGACCAGGAGCTGGTCCGCAGCGGTTTCGCGATGATCCTGGACGCCCAGCCGGACATCGAGGTGGTGGCCGAGGCGGGAGACGGGGAGCGGGCGGTGGACGCGGTGCGCCGGCTGGAGCCGGACGTGGCCCTGCTGGACATCCGGATGCCTGTCCTCGACGGCATCGGCGCCTGCCGCGAGATCAGCGCCCGGACCGCCTGCCGGACGGTCATGCTGACGACGTTCGACTCCGACGCGTACGTGTACGAGGCGCTGCACGCGGGGGCGAGCGGCTTTCTGCTCAAGGACGTCCGCCGGGACGACCTCGTGCACGCCGTACGGGTGGTCGCGGCGGGCGACTCGCTGCTGGCGCCCTCGGTGGCGCGGCTGCTGATCGCCGAGTACACCTCGCGCCCGGCGCGGACGGCGGCGGTCGCGGACGAACGGCGGCTCGGCGTGCTGACCGCCCGGGAACGCGAGACGCTGCTGCATCTGGCGCGCGGGCTGTCCAACGCGGAGATCGCCGCGGCCATGGTGGTCAGCGACCACACGGTGAAGACCCATGTGGGCAACGTGCTGTCCAAACTGGGCCTGCGCGACCGCATCCAGGCCGTCATCTGTGCCTATGAGACCGGGCTCGTCGCTCCCTCGCCGGAGGGAGAGGCCCCGTTCCACTCCCCCGGCCGGGGGAGGTGA
- a CDS encoding histidine kinase codes for MTDIGVVLVVQAAVSVPWVLPRDPRLEPASLPAYLLTTLTVLPLLWRRRAPVRVLLAVVAAQSLYGLAVDGPGQTLPYTGLVALYSVAAHTPAPARRLCGALTLAVVFPSVALNTGEARELVFSLMVFTAAYGFGRFTDTRQAYTRAVEDRARQLEVTRRIETEQAAARERARIAREMHDILSHAVSLMIVQAEAGPVAVRTAPERAEAAFDAISETGRDAMVQLRRMLGVLRESERGPGAPRNPQPSLAGLPALVERVRSSGLAVTRTVTGPERPLPRDTDSAVYRIVQEALTNTVKHAVATEAAVLLAYGESSLTVSVTDDGGGTGTDTRSGHGLIGIRERAAAHGGSARTGPGPDGRGFRVDVTLPLVPVTSSAEVGS; via the coding sequence GTGACCGACATCGGCGTGGTCCTGGTGGTCCAGGCGGCCGTGTCGGTGCCCTGGGTCCTCCCCCGCGATCCCCGTCTGGAGCCCGCGTCGCTGCCGGCGTATCTGCTGACCACCCTGACCGTACTTCCGCTGCTGTGGCGGCGCCGGGCGCCCGTGCGGGTGCTGCTGGCGGTGGTGGCGGCGCAGAGCCTGTACGGGCTGGCCGTCGACGGGCCGGGGCAGACCCTGCCGTACACCGGTCTGGTCGCCCTCTACAGCGTCGCCGCCCACACCCCGGCACCGGCCCGCCGGCTCTGCGGGGCGCTGACCCTGGCGGTCGTCTTCCCCTCGGTCGCGCTCAACACGGGCGAGGCCCGCGAGCTGGTCTTCTCGCTGATGGTGTTCACGGCGGCCTACGGCTTCGGCCGGTTCACGGACACCCGCCAGGCGTACACCAGGGCCGTCGAGGACCGGGCGCGGCAGCTGGAGGTCACCCGCCGGATCGAGACCGAACAGGCGGCGGCCCGCGAACGGGCCCGGATAGCCCGGGAAATGCACGACATCCTGTCGCACGCGGTGAGCCTGATGATCGTGCAGGCGGAGGCCGGTCCGGTGGCGGTCCGTACGGCGCCGGAGCGGGCCGAGGCGGCGTTCGACGCGATCTCGGAGACGGGCAGGGACGCGATGGTCCAACTGCGCCGGATGCTCGGCGTACTGCGCGAGAGCGAGCGGGGGCCGGGGGCGCCCCGCAACCCGCAGCCGTCCCTGGCCGGACTCCCGGCGCTGGTGGAGCGCGTACGCTCCAGCGGCCTGGCGGTGACCCGTACGGTGACCGGTCCGGAGCGCCCGCTGCCCCGGGACACCGACAGCGCGGTGTACAGGATCGTGCAGGAGGCCCTGACCAACACGGTCAAGCACGCCGTCGCCACCGAGGCCGCCGTCCTGCTGGCGTACGGAGAGAGCAGCCTGACCGTCTCGGTGACCGACGACGGCGGTGGCACGGGGACGGACACGCGTTCCGGCCACGGCCTGATCGGCATCCGGGAGCGGGCGGCGGCGCACGGCGGCAGCGCACGGACCGGCCCGGGGCCGGACGGGCGGGGTTTCCGGGTCGATGTCACGCTGCCGCTGGTGCCGGTAACGTCCTCGGCGGAGGTGGGGAGTTGA
- a CDS encoding glycerophosphodiester phosphodiesterase → MSKPVTAVAHRGDPYRARENTLSSIRSALERGADAVEIDVRVTRDGVPVLLHDATLDRLWGHDLRLDRLTHQEVTELTAGGVPTLREALLAAGAHRVMVDLPGSTPDSVKRTVGVVRECGAGERVYYCAGPEAMLRVRAADPSAEIAMTWTTLAPPRPALLDAVRPRWLNYRFGLVGPELTDRNHRDGLLVSAWTADTGRTMRRLIAHGVDSVTTNRIDVLRKLIDRHGAGRKP, encoded by the coding sequence ATGTCGAAGCCTGTCACCGCCGTCGCCCATCGCGGCGATCCGTACCGTGCCCGCGAGAACACCCTCTCCTCGATCCGCTCGGCGCTCGAACGGGGGGCGGACGCGGTCGAGATCGATGTCCGGGTCACCCGGGACGGGGTGCCGGTCCTGCTGCACGACGCCACGCTGGACCGGCTGTGGGGTCATGACCTGCGGCTGGACCGGCTCACCCACCAGGAGGTGACCGAACTGACGGCGGGCGGTGTGCCGACGCTGCGCGAGGCGCTGCTCGCCGCCGGCGCGCACCGCGTGATGGTCGATCTGCCCGGTTCCACGCCCGATTCGGTGAAGCGGACGGTGGGCGTGGTGCGGGAGTGCGGGGCCGGTGAGCGCGTCTACTACTGCGCCGGCCCCGAGGCGATGCTGCGGGTGCGGGCGGCCGACCCGTCGGCCGAGATCGCGATGACGTGGACGACGCTCGCACCCCCGCGCCCGGCGCTGCTCGACGCGGTCCGCCCGCGCTGGCTGAACTACCGCTTCGGGCTGGTCGGCCCGGAGCTGACGGACCGCAACCACCGCGACGGGCTGCTGGTCTCGGCCTGGACCGCCGACACCGGCCGGACGATGCGCCGGCTGATCGCGCACGGCGTGGACTCCGTCACCACCAACCGGATCGACGTGCTCCGCAAGCTGATCGACCGTCACGGGGCCGGGCGGAAACCGTGA
- a CDS encoding adenosine deaminase has translation MTDLHPFIAGLPKAELHVHHVGSASPRIVAELAAHHPDSKVPTAPEALADYFTFTDFAHFIDVYLSVVDLIRTPEDVRLLTFEVARDMARQNIRYAELTVTPFSSTRRGIPEQGFMEAIEDARKAAERELGVVLRWCFDIPGEAGLEAAEETTRLAVDLRPEGLVSFGLGGPEIGVERPQFKPYFDRAIAEGLHSVPHAGETTGPQTVWDALNSLRAERIGHGTSSVADPKLLDHLAEQRIALEVCPTSNIATRAVKDIEQHPVREMVQAGVLVTINSDDPPMFGTDLNNEYAVAARILGLDENGLAALAKNAVEASFLDPADKRALAAEIDTYTANWTARAGR, from the coding sequence ATGACCGATCTGCACCCCTTCATCGCGGGGCTGCCCAAGGCCGAGCTCCATGTCCACCACGTCGGTTCGGCCTCCCCCCGTATCGTCGCCGAGCTGGCCGCGCACCACCCCGACTCCAAGGTCCCCACCGCCCCCGAGGCGCTGGCCGACTACTTCACGTTCACCGACTTCGCCCACTTCATCGACGTCTACCTCTCCGTCGTCGACCTGATCCGCACGCCGGAGGACGTCCGGCTGCTGACGTTCGAGGTCGCCCGGGACATGGCCCGGCAGAACATCCGGTACGCGGAGCTGACGGTCACGCCGTTCTCCTCGACCCGGCGCGGGATTCCCGAGCAGGGCTTCATGGAGGCCATCGAGGACGCCCGCAAGGCGGCCGAGCGGGAGCTCGGCGTCGTGCTGCGCTGGTGCTTCGACATCCCGGGCGAGGCCGGTCTGGAGGCCGCCGAGGAGACCACCCGGCTCGCCGTGGACCTGCGGCCCGAGGGACTGGTCTCGTTCGGCCTCGGCGGCCCGGAGATCGGCGTGGAGCGCCCGCAGTTCAAGCCCTACTTCGACCGGGCGATCGCCGAAGGCCTGCACTCGGTGCCGCACGCGGGCGAGACCACGGGCCCGCAGACGGTCTGGGACGCGCTGAACTCGCTGCGCGCGGAGCGCATCGGCCACGGCACCAGTTCGGTGGCCGACCCGAAGCTGCTGGACCACCTCGCCGAGCAGCGCATCGCCCTGGAGGTCTGCCCGACATCGAACATCGCGACCCGGGCCGTCAAGGACATCGAGCAGCACCCGGTCCGCGAGATGGTCCAAGCCGGTGTGCTGGTGACGATCAACAGCGACGACCCGCCCATGTTCGGCACCGACCTCAACAACGAGTACGCGGTGGCCGCCCGCATCCTCGGTCTCGACGAGAACGGCCTGGCCGCGCTCGCGAAGAACGCCGTCGAGGCGTCGTTCCTCGACCCGGCCGACAAGCGCGCGCTGGCCGCCGAGATCGACACGTACACGGCCAACTGGACGGCGCGAGCCGGACGGTGA
- a CDS encoding DUF4190 domain-containing protein: MTVASMPGAGTGPVPANPFAAPQPGATGFAGPRTGGPGWSAPGTVPPPPVGPNGPGQGAPQMGPGGYPGSQPPPAASYGYPAGQPAQFGYPGYPGYGHPWGGPQPANGMGIAALVLGLISVVGFCMYGLGIVLGVLALIFGVLGRGRAQRGEADNGGVALAGIILGSVGIVVSAAFLGFLIWAITSDDSDDDSGSAYERAAVSQIVEAREHAPLGHLSVRA; the protein is encoded by the coding sequence ATGACGGTCGCCTCGATGCCGGGTGCCGGTACGGGCCCCGTGCCGGCCAACCCGTTCGCGGCACCGCAGCCCGGAGCAACCGGCTTCGCCGGGCCGCGGACCGGGGGCCCCGGGTGGTCCGCTCCCGGGACCGTGCCCCCGCCGCCCGTCGGGCCGAACGGCCCGGGGCAGGGCGCCCCACAGATGGGGCCGGGCGGCTACCCGGGCAGTCAGCCCCCGCCGGCGGCCTCGTACGGCTACCCGGCCGGGCAGCCCGCGCAGTTCGGCTACCCCGGCTATCCCGGTTACGGGCACCCCTGGGGCGGCCCGCAGCCCGCGAACGGGATGGGGATCGCCGCCCTGGTCCTCGGCCTCATCTCGGTCGTCGGCTTCTGCATGTACGGCCTCGGCATCGTCCTCGGCGTCCTCGCGCTGATCTTCGGCGTCCTGGGCCGCGGCCGAGCCCAGCGGGGCGAGGCCGACAACGGCGGTGTGGCGCTGGCCGGGATCATCCTCGGGTCCGTCGGGATCGTCGTCAGCGCGGCGTTCCTCGGCTTCCTCATCTGGGCGATCACCAGCGACGACTCGGACGACGACAGCGGTTCCGCCTATGAGCGGGCGGCCGTCTCCCAGATCGTCGAGGCGCGGGAGCACGCCCCCCTGGGGCACCTCTCCGTACGGGCCTGA
- a CDS encoding NADAR family protein: MGDVRSVEELVELTGRGEKVKYLHFWGHRPRPDGSIGASCLSQWWPSPFTADGVTYASAEHWMMAGKARLFGDAEAAGQAVAAKSPAEAKKVGRLVRGFDDDVWKRERYALVVEGSVHKFGQDPELGAFLLGTGHRVLVEASPLDRIWGIGLSADSPRAQDPAQWRGLNLLGFALMAAREKLRDGAGGAGI, encoded by the coding sequence ATGGGGGACGTACGCAGTGTCGAGGAGCTCGTCGAGCTGACGGGCCGCGGCGAGAAGGTGAAGTACCTGCACTTCTGGGGGCACCGCCCGCGCCCGGACGGCAGCATCGGCGCGAGCTGCCTCAGCCAGTGGTGGCCCTCGCCGTTCACGGCCGACGGTGTGACGTACGCGTCGGCCGAGCACTGGATGATGGCCGGCAAGGCGCGGCTGTTCGGCGACGCGGAGGCGGCCGGGCAGGCGGTCGCGGCGAAGAGCCCCGCCGAGGCGAAGAAGGTGGGCCGGCTGGTCCGCGGCTTCGACGACGACGTCTGGAAGCGCGAGCGCTACGCCCTGGTGGTGGAGGGCAGCGTGCACAAGTTCGGGCAGGACCCGGAGCTGGGCGCATTCCTGCTCGGTACCGGGCACAGGGTCCTGGTGGAGGCGAGCCCGCTGGACCGGATCTGGGGCATCGGGCTCTCGGCGGACAGCCCGCGCGCGCAGGACCCGGCGCAGTGGCGGGGTCTCAACCTGCTGGGGTTCGCGCTGATGGCGGCCCGGGAGAAGCTCCGGGACGGGGCGGGCGGCGCCGGTATATGA
- a CDS encoding bifunctional DNA primase/polymerase — MTGSEARAAVEWLASAAPDPAACRWDWERDPRGIALLPAGRRWDVLILPGELGYPTLDVLTRLIDRPGPVLADFGEARMGFFVPPGTVARWVGTGIRGAGRGTWIVVPHPGRPAGKVRWLVPPDGSGTLTDATLLELAMHEAAAGVAGDERA; from the coding sequence ATGACGGGCTCGGAGGCCAGGGCAGCGGTCGAGTGGCTGGCGTCGGCGGCACCCGATCCGGCCGCCTGCCGGTGGGACTGGGAGCGCGATCCGCGGGGGATCGCGCTCCTGCCCGCCGGCCGGCGCTGGGACGTGCTGATCCTGCCGGGGGAGCTGGGCTATCCGACGCTCGACGTGCTCACCCGGCTCATCGACCGGCCGGGACCGGTCCTCGCGGACTTCGGCGAGGCCCGGATGGGCTTCTTCGTGCCGCCGGGCACCGTCGCCCGCTGGGTCGGAACGGGGATCAGGGGCGCCGGACGCGGCACCTGGATCGTCGTGCCGCACCCGGGCCGTCCGGCCGGGAAGGTGCGCTGGCTCGTCCCGCCCGACGGCTCCGGCACCCTCACCGACGCCACGCTCCTGGAACTCGCGATGCACGAGGCGGCGGCGGGCGTGGCAGGGGACGAGAGGGCCTGA